Within Gasterosteus aculeatus chromosome Y, fGasAcu3.hap1.1, whole genome shotgun sequence, the genomic segment ATCTCTAATCTAATCTCtaatcaaaacatttatttcaggcTCATGGTCCAGATTGTATTTCATTCTATTCAATGTTTATGTATCTGTAGCAATACAGCTGGGCCTTGTAGCGCGTAGTATTAAACTAGGTTTGACAATTATAATCTTATTTAGACAGTTTGTGAAGTATTAAATCTTGCAGCCACAAATATCCCACTGGCACTGCaccatctctgtctctttagTATCCTCATGGCATTATGAGCTACTTGGAGGCTTTTTGGTAATTAGACCACAAGTGTGCAGTGTAGAGTGGTGCGACATCTTCACTCCATCAGTACACGTACTAAACTTACATGAGAGGATGTTTGCTTGTGCATGCATCCTAGGACATTGCCTATGGATCAGTGATGATGCataaagaaatgaatattgtATTCTTGGGTGCATTTCAGAACTGGTCTGGTCATATATGCATGAACTTATGTTCCGATACAAGACATACAGCAAATTATACTCACAGCCATGAAATTGGCCAATGTACTGTCGATGTCTGCTGACTTTGCAGTGGAAAGCGGAAGAGCGTCTccagcctcctcttcatcgctGTCCTCGTAGGCTCCAAGCAGAGACAAGCCCTCTACAAGTGGCGGCAAAGCAGCTTGATCAATCTTACGtgatttgctttaaaaaagttacaaaaaaacatatCCCTGTATATACTGTTACTCTACCTGTGGCCTTTACTGCGGCAGTCTTCATGTTTGTGAGTCTTTCTCTCATAAATCTGTGTCCCTCAACCTCCTGttcatctgcaaaaaaaatgtcagcCAAGAGGTTAGCCTTGAGTTAGCTACAGCAAGCTAACTGTTAAAAGCTGACGTTATTCTCCCACACGGACAACATCCTCACACTGACACACGTCAAACGTAATGGCGACACTCGCGGTGTACAGCTAATCACGCTTGGGTCCACAGCCATTCGTGGTAAGACTATGTTGGCATGCGCACAGAAAcgtctaacgttagcttagcatgctaCACGATAGCTTCTGGCCGACCCGTTagcttaacgttagctagcataCTGCTATCACTTTGCGTTATTAGCTATTGGTGCTGATGATTTATCCTTGCACCTAATGTTAACTAACTCGATATGAgcattttgtcatgtttttaaaacattgcCACATGCTTCACAACTCCAGCACTTAGCATTCAGCTAACAAGCCACTGAGATGACATTATCAAGAAATACCATCGGATCCCGAGGGGGCTTCTTCCCTCTCTCCGACATTCCCGCCGCGCAGCCCGGGAGGGGAAAGCTGTAGGATCGTTCTCCGACCGACCGCTCCTCCTGTGAGGCGATTTTTCTTACCCATCGATGTCCGTCAGTCTAAAGGGCCTGCAGACTTCCCTGGCGTCGTTGTtgcggctcggctcggctcggctgcTTCACAGTGGCACAAAAGAAGGCATCGCCTTCCGGTTCACGCGGTCATGCCTTGGAAGAAGCTAAACCCGGTGACTGGGTggcagctaacatgctaacaaagCTAGACAGACTGGAGACACCAGATGGGGGGAAAAAGTTCGATTGACGTTaaaaaggtggaggagaagtACAATGTTGTGGAGATTTGAATAGTACATAATAGTAAAGTGGTGACGGTGGCATTTGAATGGCTATTAAAGAGCTTCTGGATATTTAATATAGACTAATGTAAATTATGGGAAGTGAGAAACTACTTAACACCAAAACAGACATTACTTTAACTATCTGACTCGGAAGGGGGTTAGCTTCTGGATTATATGATGAAGCAATTAGATCTCCAAATAAAGCTTTTGAAGTAAATACAATCAAAGTTTTCAGAattttattgaatataaaaGGTTTCAAGCAAATCTGAGGAGGATCATTCAAATACATAAGGGAAAGAAATTGTGTCACTATATAGGGAGGATGGCAAAAATTGATAAGTATGGCCATTTTTTTATCCATCTTTTTTATCCATCTGGcgaaaaaaacagcagtgcgAAATGAGGAAGCCGAATCTTGGAAGAAACCGTTGATCAAATTCGCAGATCAATTAAAATAAAGGCGGAGGGACGCTACAATAGCGGTGAATGCATATGTACTACAGCGACATGAAACTACAATAGTGGTGAATGCATATGTACTACAGCTAAATGAAACTACAGTAGTGGTGAATGCATATGCATTACAGCTAGATGAAGATATTAACGAGGAAGACAGAAAAGGACGATGATTTTTTGAGTTTAATGGAAAATGGTTGAAATTAAATCTGCACGAAGAAGCATGAGCAATAGGACACCGCAGCAAGTACAAATACAGATATAATCGATAttctgcaaaacaacaagaagtGGGTCTTATCAAGTACTATTTTAGTATGTTAGACTAACTAATATTATTTAGAAAGTATGTGCccattcttttattcattttgacatCCTCCCTCCCAACCATCTGGTGGCGCTAATGCACCAACCCGCAGTTTGCCACCTGCCGATAACCTttaaagaaggagaagaagaaacgcGGAAGGAAAACAAGCTTAGACAGCGTTAAGTCAGGTGGACACCGTCACAGTCTAACCTTCAGAagcaaatcatttcatttagatTTATTTGTTTCGGGTAGTCTTAAAACACGTCAGCTTTGCGAGCCGACCTAGCTTAAACACAAGCTCGGCCCTCGACTAATGCTCCATAATGTAGCCCTGTGAACAGATGCACACCGACGTTAGGCACGGGAGGCATGCGAGGAGAAGCGATCACACGGTTTCGGACGGACACCGCCCACTGATGTACGACCACAGGGATCCACCGCCGGGGCTGCAGTCTCAGGGAGCCGAGGGAGGAACAACCGACCAAACCAGGACCAGAAGAAAGTCCGGATCGGACGCTATCATTAGTACGATGGGAGCGGTCCTCCACTGGGTCCACGACGTGGCCTCCGTCACTCTCCTGAAAGCACGCCGGACTCTGCTGCAGGCCGCCATCCTGTTCtgcgtcctgctgctgctgctctgggtgTCCGTCTTTCTCTACGGCAGCTTCTACTACTCCTACATGCCCACCGTGAGCTTCTCCACCCCCGTGCACTTCTTCTACACCTCCGACTGTGACGCCTCCGAGTCAGTCCTCTGCTCGTTCCCCACGGCCAACATCTCCCTCATCAAGAACGAGAGGGACCAAGTGATGGCCTACGGTCAGCCGTACCGGGTCTCGTTGGAGCTGGAGATGCCAGAGTCCCCGGTGAATGAGAACCTGGGTATGTTCATGGTCAAGATGTCTTGTTACACAAAGGGCGGGAGGACCGTCTCGTCGGTGGGCCGATCCACGATGCTGCACTACCGCTCCGGCCTCCTGCAGAGCCTGAGCACGTTGCTCTTCTCTCCCTTCTTCGTGACCGGGATGGCCGAACAGAAGCAGCTCATAGAGGTTGAGCTCTTCTCCGACTACAAGACCAACGCTTTCCAGCCCTCCATCGGTGCGGTCATCGAGATCATGTCCAAGCGAGTGCAGATCTACTCCTCTCAGCTGCGCATCCACGCCTACTTCACCGGCGTGCGATACGTTCTGTACAACTTCCCCCTGACGTCCGCAGTGATCGGCGTGGCCACCAACTTCGCCTTCCTCAGCGTCATCGTGCTGTTCGGCTACCTGCAGTTCGTGTGGGGCGGGCTCCTGCCTCCGGAGCAGGTCCGGGTCCGGGTCATGATGGGGGACAACACGCGCAtccagcagaggagggaggacgctCGGAAGCGCATGGAGAAGGAAAACTCTCAGAAGGACCTCGGCGCTCCTCAAGTGATCGGACCTGCGAACGGGGCGTCTGGTGCCCACGAAGGCGGCACGTGGCCGCCGGCGTTTTCAGCGGGGCCCCCGGAAGCCGCAGATCCCCCCGTGGGCGACGCGGCCGACGGCGAGGAGGGAGGGCCTCCCGACTCGAGGGCGTCCGAGGAGGATGGCGGCTCCGACGCGTCGGATGGATCCAAACGGCCTGGAGAGGGTGAGACGACACTCCGACAGAGACCCGGGGCGTGGATGAGCCTGTGAAGCATGCCGCTGCACCCAACACAAGCACTTATATAGCATATGCTCAATGTTAACACAAATGTAATAGATGCTTTGGGAGCCAACTAACTACTGCGTATCGTCCTTGGCCTAGTTGTAACTTTTGACTTCTTCTCTGTTCGTTCTGCATATTGTTTTaccatgtgtgttgttgtttttataacgCCCATATCAGAAGATACGACATTCCAGCTCTGGCGTGGCGTCAAGCAGAATATGAACTAACCACTCGGATGTCAGCGTGACATTTCAGCGCGTGCTTCAGATGTCTGTCCAACTGCGTATGTGGCGTATTTCTCATAATCGCGGCCAGCCTTCGATAGCGGAATGCAGACATCCCGACATTTCTCCCGCGATAATACAAGCAGACAAGTCTTTATTTACCGGTTCATGCATCCGTAGAcgggattttgtttttgaaagtaGCCGCCGCGTACTTGTTACGGAGATTAGAGACTTCCTAGAATGTTTCACACCCTTTTTTAAAGGTCACAGATGAGCGAACCTCGTGCTGCTCTTTCACAGAGTCTCTTTCAGAGCGATTGGATTTGGAAAATGTCCAACAAAACAcggtctttgtttttaattgctcACTGTACAACGTATGTGAAGCCTGAGGGAGACTTaagacatttattttacttgttCATTCAGAGACGTTCCGTCTCAGTTTCATGAGTGATTTTTACGGCTCTTTTGTACTTTGAGCTGCAATGCTTTAACAAAGCAGGTTTTCATTCCATCAGCACTATTCCTTTGTATTCAGTATCTGTTACACTGCCATTTTATTGTCGGGAAagtgttatttatttagtttatttatttatttagttaaaaAGCACCAATATTTTAGATGTGTCTTTTAAGTTGTGTCCAACATTAAGGAACAGTGTAAGAAGCATGAATAAAGTTACTGTTTTAATATACTGGCCGTTAAAGCTGATGAAGTCAAGATGATGCAGGAATTGTTGGGAATTAAGAACTGCCTCCAAGTATTTATCCTGCACTCCGGGGAGCCAAGGGTTTAAGCCTCAAGGGAGCTTATGTAAGAGTTTTGCAGGGGACATAGAACTCTGTACCAAAGAGATTGTTGAATGTGATGCACTTGTATGATGTCATGGAAATATCCTTGCAAATGCATCTGAAATGATATGAGTATGTGTTGTTTATGTGTTgaacaaattaaataaacatgcaGTGGCTCACGTCCCGTGTTTCATAGGGTCTTGTTTACGTTTTGGTGACATCCCTGTTTGGTTCTGCATCGGCATCACTCTCACAGAAGGTAGCAGCTCTCAACTCAATATGTTTTGTCTGGTAAAACGTCGTACTTCTTAGACAGTAGAACAGCATTACCACCTTTAGCCACtgcgttttttttcattttttgtttacttaatgttttattaaacacAAGGAAAAGGTCATGTGGAAATCTGGCATGGTGGAAagatcatgtgtttttttttcctcatttcattcatttgat encodes:
- the LOC120812507 gene encoding seipin-like codes for the protein MHTDVRHGRHARRSDHTVSDGHRPLMYDHRDPPPGLQSQGAEGGTTDQTRTRRKSGSDAIISTMGAVLHWVHDVASVTLLKARRTLLQAAILFCVLLLLLWVSVFLYGSFYYSYMPTVSFSTPVHFFYTSDCDASESVLCSFPTANISLIKNERDQVMAYGQPYRVSLELEMPESPVNENLGMFMVKMSCYTKGGRTVSSVGRSTMLHYRSGLLQSLSTLLFSPFFVTGMAEQKQLIEVELFSDYKTNAFQPSIGAVIEIMSKRVQIYSSQLRIHAYFTGVRYVLYNFPLTSAVIGVATNFAFLSVIVLFGYLQFVWGGLLPPEQVRVRVMMGDNTRIQQRREDARKRMEKENSQKDLGAPQVIGPANGASGAHEGGTWPPAFSAGPPEAADPPVGDAADGEEGGPPDSRASEEDGGSDASDGSKRPGEGETTLRQRPGAWMSL